Proteins from a single region of Ziziphus jujuba cultivar Dongzao chromosome 1, ASM3175591v1:
- the LOC107433859 gene encoding 1-acyl-sn-glycerol-3-phosphate acyltransferase BAT2, chloroplastic isoform X2: protein MSVSRMEYGSCSASFGAIPSLCGKGILSAPRMVPLNVSFTTKSDSLKLDLHSGLGSLHALQLFASKKLCFGCSPCKRPILRNSNHSSPRSSLCIPRKHGDASRCYCSTQYKLNRLYSDVKLQSQHNLSSRVVVKSELNGSGTSDAAYALEELNLGSKVRGICFYAVTAFVAIFSFVLMLIAHPFVLLLDQYRRKAQHFIAKIWAILTVSPFFKIKVEGLENLPPPDTPAVYVSNHQSFLDIYTLLTLGRPFNFISKTSIFLFPIIGWAMFLLGVIPLKRMDSRSQLDCLKRCMDLLKKGASVFFFPEGTRSKDGKLGAFKKGAFSVAAKIKVPVVPITLIGTGKLMPAGMEGILNLGSVKVVIHKPIEGSDPDVLGNETKTIIADALNHEG, encoded by the exons CCCAGAATGGTGCCCCTCAATGTTTCTTTTACTACAAAATCTGATTCTCTCAAGCTTGATCTGCACTCTGGTCTGGGTTCACTTCATGCACTGCAG TTATTCGCTAGTAAGAAACTTTGCTTTGGCTGCTCTCCTTGTAAGAGACCCATTTTACGAAATTCAAATCATT CTTCTCCAAGAAGTTCCTTATGCATTCCAAGGAAGCATGGTGATGCATCAAGGTGCTACTGCAGTACGCAGTATAAGCTGAACAGACTGTATTCTGATGTAAAATTGCAAAGCCAGCATAATTTGTCTAGCCGTGTAGTTGTAAAGTCTGAACTTAATGGAAGTGGGACCTCTGATGCTGCCTACGCATTGGAAG AACTTAATCTGGGCTCAAAAGTTAGGGGGATATGCTTTTATGCTGTAACTGCTTTTGTTGCCATTTTTTCGTTTGTGCTGATGCTGATAGCACATCCTTTTGTACTCTTGTTGGATCAATATCGAAGAAAAGCTCAACATTTTATTGCTAAAATTTGGGCAATTTTAACTGTTAGTCCATTTTTCAAGATCAAAGTTGAGGGATTGGAGAATTTGCCCCCGCCAGACACTCCAGCTGTATATGTATCTAACCACCAGAGCtttctagatatatatacacttcTCACTCTTGGAAGGCCCTTTAATTTCATCAGCAAGACTAgcatatttctttttcctatcaTTGGATGGGCCATGTTTCTGTTGGGTGTAATTCCTTTAAAGCGCATGGACAGTAGAAGCCAGTTG GACTGTCTTAAGCGATGCATGGATCTGCTCAAGAAAGGGGCCtctgtcttttttttccctgagGGAACACGGAGTAAAGATGGAAAATTAGGTGCTTTCAAG AAAGGTGCCTTCAGTGTTGCGGCAAAAATCAAAGTGCCAGTGGTCCCTATTACTCTTATAGGAACTGGAAAACTCATGCCTGCAGGAATGGAGGGTATCCTAAATTTGGGATCTGTTAAAGTTGTTATCCATAAGCCCATAGAAGGAAGTGATCCAGATGTGTTAGGCAATGAAACTAAAACCATAATAGCAGATGCGCTCAATCATGAAGGCTGA
- the LOC107433846 gene encoding CASP-like protein 1B1, whose amino-acid sequence MAMEIGGKAVEKPIKDWRLLFLRMVSFLGTASATLVMAFSKETKTLVVATIGNTPISATITAKFQHNPAFVFFVIANAMASLHNLLMIMAEVLRDKFNDKGVYLVMVAILDMMTVGLASAGDGGATFMAMLGKKGNSHARWNKICDKFDRFCDRGGGALIASYVGLAFLLLITVLSIIKLLKHPKTTNTTFP is encoded by the exons atggctatgGAAATTGGAGGAAAAGCAGTAGAGAAGCCAATTAAGGATTGGAGGCTTTTGTTTCTGAGGATGGTTTCGTTTCTGGGCACAGCATCTGCAACTCTTGTAATGGCTTTCAGCAAAGAAACCAAAACCTTGGTGGTTGCGACCATTGGCAATACCCCTATTAGTGCTACTATCACGGCCAAGTTTCAACACAACCCAGCTTTTGT CTTCTTTGTGATAGCCAATGCAATGGCCAGTCTACATAATTTGTTGATGATAATGGCAGAGGTTTTAAGAGACAAGTTTAATGACAAGGGAGTTTACCTCGTGATGGTCGCCATTTTAGACATG ATGACAGTGGGTCTAGCATCAGCTGGGGATGGTGGTGCAACTTTCATGGCAATGCTAGGGAAGAAGGGTAATTCACATGCAAGATGGAACAAAATATGTGACAAATTTGATCGATTTTGTGACCGAGGTGGAGGTGCGCTAATCGCTTCCTATGTTGGCCTTGCTTTTTTGCTGCTCATCACTGTGCTATCCATTATCAAACTGCTAAAACATCCAAAAACCACCAATACCACATTTCCTTAA